In one window of Acidimicrobiales bacterium DNA:
- a CDS encoding glycoside hydrolase family 3 N-terminal domain-containing protein, producing WTDRWSTTDHDRVSIRTFDEARAAVASGMAPAAAAGELVSQMTPEERLWCLDGDAPTWAGLAFMHQENGYHKAPFVAAQVERLGIPGIAFSDGPRGAVIGNATCFPVTMARAATWDPALEERVGEAIGRELRALGANLTGAVCVNLLRHPAWGRAQETYGEDPHHVGELGAALTRGLQRHVMACVKHFACNSMENARFSVDIEVDEVALHEVYLPHFRRVVDEGVAAVMSAYNSVNGDWCAESTNLLTDVLRGEWGFEGYVISDWILGLRDAAKSLGAGLDIEMPYRMVRAQHLPGALDRGDARWEDVDAAVTRVVSSLLRFGEMLGAPAPPIGVVGCDEHRQLARQVAGRAVVLLRNEAVEGTPVLPLPSATKSVAVFGRLAGAVNLGDGGSSDVWDLDCHTILDGLRAEFAGEVRYDDGSDTARAVTLASNAEACVVVAGYTYRDEGEYIGDAGSGLAHLLPPSDEPGVVEAYEASLRDLRSVDAPERLSERPKGFSIGGDRSSLRLPDPDVELIRAVAAENPRTVVVIQAGSAVIVSEWADSVAAIVQAWYGGCRAGPGLADVLLGKVNPSARLPFSVPVDEADLPAFDRDTTSFRYDRWHGWWHLARAGRKPAFPFGFGLSYTTFALTHVGLLSAHDGVTVTGTVSNTGDMDGAEVVQVYAELPDPEAPPRLVGFSRIEVAAGGKETFEVRVPRRRLETRDPVAHTSRPASGRHRFLVGRHACDPESTAIEVDLS from the coding sequence TGGACCGACCGGTGGTCCACGACCGATCATGACCGTGTGAGCATCCGCACGTTCGACGAAGCACGCGCAGCCGTAGCCTCCGGGATGGCGCCCGCCGCGGCAGCCGGCGAACTCGTTTCGCAGATGACCCCAGAAGAGCGGCTGTGGTGCCTCGACGGGGACGCGCCGACCTGGGCGGGCCTCGCGTTCATGCACCAGGAGAACGGGTACCACAAGGCACCGTTCGTCGCCGCTCAGGTCGAACGGCTCGGGATCCCCGGCATCGCCTTCTCCGACGGGCCGCGAGGTGCGGTGATCGGGAACGCGACGTGCTTCCCGGTCACGATGGCTCGAGCCGCGACCTGGGACCCCGCTCTGGAGGAACGCGTCGGCGAGGCCATCGGGCGTGAACTGCGGGCTCTCGGCGCGAACCTCACCGGCGCTGTGTGCGTGAACTTGCTTCGCCATCCGGCGTGGGGTCGAGCGCAGGAAACCTACGGTGAGGATCCTCATCACGTTGGCGAACTGGGCGCCGCGCTCACGCGAGGGCTGCAGCGCCACGTGATGGCCTGCGTGAAGCACTTCGCGTGCAACTCGATGGAGAATGCCCGATTCAGCGTCGACATCGAGGTAGACGAGGTCGCCCTTCACGAGGTCTACCTCCCGCACTTCCGCCGCGTGGTCGACGAGGGCGTCGCGGCCGTGATGTCGGCCTACAACTCCGTCAACGGTGATTGGTGCGCGGAGAGCACGAACCTTCTCACTGATGTGCTCCGCGGCGAATGGGGCTTCGAGGGTTACGTCATCAGCGACTGGATTCTCGGGCTGCGCGACGCCGCGAAGTCGCTGGGCGCAGGTCTCGACATCGAGATGCCGTACCGCATGGTCCGGGCGCAGCACCTTCCTGGCGCGCTCGACCGCGGAGACGCCAGATGGGAGGACGTCGACGCGGCGGTCACCCGGGTGGTCTCGAGCCTTCTACGCTTCGGCGAGATGCTCGGGGCACCGGCGCCTCCGATCGGCGTCGTCGGCTGTGACGAGCACAGGCAGCTTGCGCGCCAGGTGGCCGGTCGTGCGGTGGTGCTCCTGCGAAACGAGGCGGTGGAAGGCACGCCCGTCCTGCCCCTGCCCTCCGCCACCAAGTCCGTGGCCGTCTTCGGCCGCCTGGCCGGCGCCGTCAATTTGGGCGACGGTGGTTCGAGCGACGTGTGGGACCTCGACTGCCACACGATCCTCGACGGCCTGCGCGCAGAGTTCGCCGGTGAGGTCCGCTACGACGACGGAAGCGACACTGCTCGGGCAGTCACCCTCGCCTCGAATGCCGAGGCGTGCGTGGTGGTAGCCGGATACACCTACCGGGACGAGGGCGAGTACATCGGCGATGCTGGCTCTGGGCTCGCGCACCTGCTACCACCTTCGGACGAACCCGGCGTCGTCGAGGCCTACGAAGCGTCCCTGCGTGATCTGCGATCGGTCGATGCACCCGAGCGACTTTCCGAACGACCGAAGGGTTTCAGCATCGGCGGTGACAGGAGCTCGCTCCGGCTGCCCGATCCCGATGTCGAGCTGATCCGGGCCGTCGCCGCTGAGAACCCGCGAACCGTCGTGGTGATCCAGGCGGGCAGCGCGGTCATCGTCTCGGAGTGGGCGGACTCTGTCGCCGCCATCGTGCAGGCGTGGTACGGAGGATGCCGGGCCGGCCCGGGGCTCGCAGACGTGCTTCTGGGCAAGGTGAATCCGTCAGCCCGCTTGCCTTTCAGCGTCCCGGTGGACGAGGCCGACCTGCCGGCGTTCGACCGCGACACCACCAGCTTCCGCTACGACCGGTGGCACGGCTGGTGGCACCTCGCCAGGGCGGGTCGCAAGCCGGCGTTCCCGTTCGGGTTCGGTCTCTCCTACACCACCTTCGCCCTCACCCACGTGGGTCTGCTCAGTGCGCACGACGGCGTGACCGTCACGGGAACCGTGTCGAATACCGGTGACATGGACGGCGCCGAGGTGGTCCAGGTGTACGCGGAGCTCCCGGATCCCGAGGCACCGCCGCGGCTGGTCGGATTCTCTAGAATCGAGGTCGCCGCCGGCGGCAAGGAGACCTTCGAGGTCAGGGTGCCGCGACGGAGACTCGAGACGCGGGACCCGGTCGCGCACACGTCACGGCCGGCTTCGGGGCGCCACCGGTTCCTCGTCGGGCGACACGCCTGCGACCCCGAGTCGACGGCGATCGAGGTGGACCTCTCCTGA
- the treY gene encoding malto-oligosyltrehalose synthase, which produces MMKAGGSQAGIARRASYRVQLNRDFTFAQAAEIAGYLAVLGISHLYCSPYLQAAPGSTHGYDVADPERPNDELGGQPGLSLLSGALREHGLGQILDIVPNHMAADPKANLWWRDVLENGPSSQYAGFFDIDWEGGESRSAFTVLVPILGDHYGRVIERGEVRLARSGGDFVLRYHEHELPVSPKTVDEIVGRAARRAGSPELAEVEAGFAGLPPARVTDREAVAHRHERKETLVARVVELCRDDPGLADALDEEVEVVNRDPDRLDELLRRQNYRLAYWRTASEELDYRRFFNIETLVGLRAEDEHVFEKTHRLVLQLVDDGTVDGLRVDHVDGLRDPEGYLERLDGATSGTYTVVEKILAREELLVDSWPVAGTTGYDFLIRVNNLFVATANERPMTDAYGSFTGQTATFADVAHESKIEIMRRDLAPEVGRLTSLLSGVCETHRRHRDHTRRELRDALSEVVAHMCVYRTYNSAGTPAGGSDRRWVEDAVDGAVACREDIDLELLRFIGELAQGHHAGEGADEFVPRFQQLTAPVMAKGVEDTAFYRYNRLVSLNEVGGDPGTFGLPADEFHTATQRTAHRSPESMLTLATHDTKRGADVRARINVLSEVPEQWAGAVASWARVTARYRGRHGPDPNSEYLLYQTIVGAWPIEPDRLTGYMSKALREARVHTSWADPDEAYERDVEVFVRGILGDPDFLSLLGSFLRDNRVVERGRRNSLAQAALLLTCPGIPDIYQGTELWDMSLVDPDNRRPVDYASRAHLLSRAGGEDGFDIGDDALGRSKLQLIRQLLAHRSSNPDPYSKSGYEPLPVDGEGIVAFERDSLVVIVPCRSAVAGPLSVELPAGQWTDVVTGAAVSGGLQPVASLLSRLPVAVLERAG; this is translated from the coding sequence ATGATGAAGGCGGGCGGTTCACAGGCCGGGATTGCCAGGCGCGCCTCCTACAGGGTCCAGCTGAACCGCGACTTCACCTTCGCGCAGGCAGCGGAGATCGCCGGTTACCTCGCGGTCCTCGGTATCTCTCATCTGTACTGCTCCCCCTACCTGCAAGCCGCGCCAGGCAGCACGCACGGATACGACGTCGCCGACCCCGAGCGGCCCAACGACGAACTCGGCGGCCAACCCGGCCTCTCCCTCCTCTCGGGCGCACTGAGAGAGCACGGGCTCGGCCAGATCCTCGACATAGTGCCCAACCACATGGCCGCCGATCCGAAGGCGAATCTCTGGTGGCGTGACGTCCTGGAAAACGGGCCGTCCAGCCAGTACGCCGGCTTCTTCGACATCGACTGGGAGGGCGGTGAATCGAGATCGGCGTTCACCGTATTGGTCCCTATCCTCGGCGACCATTACGGCCGGGTCATCGAGCGAGGCGAGGTTCGTCTCGCGCGCAGCGGTGGCGATTTCGTCCTCCGCTACCACGAACACGAGCTGCCGGTCTCGCCCAAGACAGTGGATGAAATCGTGGGGCGAGCGGCCCGCCGTGCCGGCTCGCCGGAACTGGCGGAGGTGGAGGCCGGTTTCGCCGGTCTCCCGCCGGCAAGAGTCACGGACCGTGAGGCCGTCGCGCACCGGCACGAGAGGAAGGAGACGCTAGTGGCGCGCGTCGTCGAGCTCTGCCGGGACGATCCCGGTCTCGCCGACGCACTCGACGAAGAGGTGGAGGTGGTCAACCGCGACCCGGACCGCCTCGACGAGCTGCTCCGTCGGCAGAACTACCGGCTGGCGTACTGGAGGACGGCGAGCGAGGAGCTCGACTACCGGCGGTTCTTCAACATAGAGACACTCGTCGGGCTGCGGGCCGAGGACGAGCACGTATTCGAAAAGACACACCGTCTTGTCCTCCAACTCGTCGACGACGGGACCGTCGACGGGCTGAGAGTCGACCATGTCGACGGGCTCCGGGACCCGGAGGGTTACCTCGAGCGGTTGGATGGGGCGACGTCGGGCACTTACACCGTCGTCGAGAAGATCCTGGCCCGAGAAGAGCTGCTGGTGGACAGCTGGCCGGTCGCGGGCACCACCGGCTACGACTTCCTGATCCGGGTCAACAACCTCTTCGTCGCGACCGCCAACGAGCGCCCGATGACCGACGCGTACGGGTCGTTTACCGGCCAGACCGCGACGTTCGCCGACGTGGCCCACGAGTCGAAGATCGAGATCATGCGGCGCGACCTCGCCCCGGAGGTGGGGCGCCTGACCTCCTTGCTGTCCGGGGTGTGCGAAACCCACCGCCGCCACCGCGACCACACCCGGCGCGAACTCCGCGACGCGCTCAGCGAGGTCGTCGCGCACATGTGCGTCTACCGGACGTACAACTCAGCCGGCACACCCGCTGGCGGAAGCGATCGCCGGTGGGTCGAGGACGCCGTCGACGGCGCCGTGGCTTGCCGTGAGGACATCGACCTCGAGCTGTTGCGCTTCATCGGAGAGCTCGCGCAGGGGCATCACGCAGGCGAAGGTGCCGACGAGTTCGTGCCGCGCTTCCAGCAGCTGACAGCACCCGTGATGGCGAAGGGCGTCGAGGATACGGCGTTCTACCGGTACAACCGGCTGGTGTCGTTGAACGAGGTGGGTGGCGATCCGGGAACCTTCGGTCTCCCGGCCGACGAGTTCCACACCGCGACGCAACGTACGGCGCACCGGTCTCCCGAGTCGATGCTCACCCTCGCGACGCACGACACCAAGCGCGGCGCCGACGTGCGGGCGCGGATCAACGTGCTTTCCGAGGTTCCCGAGCAGTGGGCCGGCGCTGTCGCATCATGGGCCCGGGTGACCGCGCGGTACCGAGGTCGCCACGGTCCCGACCCCAACTCCGAGTACCTGCTCTACCAGACAATCGTCGGTGCATGGCCAATAGAGCCGGACCGGCTTACGGGCTACATGTCCAAGGCGCTTCGAGAAGCCAGAGTCCACACCTCGTGGGCCGACCCCGACGAGGCCTACGAGCGCGACGTCGAGGTCTTTGTCCGTGGAATCCTCGGCGACCCCGACTTCCTGTCGCTGCTCGGATCCTTCCTGCGCGACAATCGCGTGGTGGAGCGCGGCCGGCGCAACTCGCTCGCGCAGGCTGCCCTCCTGCTCACGTGCCCCGGCATCCCGGACATCTACCAGGGCACCGAGTTGTGGGATATGAGCCTCGTCGACCCCGACAACCGCCGGCCCGTCGACTATGCGTCGCGCGCGCACCTGCTCAGCCGCGCCGGCGGAGAAGACGGTTTCGATATAGGTGACGACGCGCTCGGGAGATCGAAGCTTCAGCTGATCCGGCAGCTGCTCGCTCACAGAAGCTCCAATCCCGACCCCTATTCGAAGAGTGGCTATGAGCCGTTGCCCGTCGACGGTGAGGGGATCGTCGCATTCGAGCGCGACTCGCTCGTGGTGATCGTTCCTTGCAGGAGCGCCGTTGCCGGCCCGTTGTCCGTCGAGTTGCCCGCCGGCCAGTGGACCGACGTCGTCACCGGCGCTGCTGTGTCGGGCGGGCTGCAGCCGGTCGCATCCCTGCTCTCGCGCTTGCCGGTCGCGGTTCTCGAACGGGCCGGGTAG
- the treZ gene encoding malto-oligosyltrehalose trehalohydrolase, producing MQEFKVWAPEPESVTLLSGGRELRMHRGSGGWWHVSDERAGPGTHYGFCLDGGPPRPDPRSPSQPGGPEDLSEVVDQSAFAWKDASWTGMTMKGAVLYEIHVGTFTAEGTFDAAIEKLPLLVDIGVDAVELMPVAEFPGDRGWGYDGVNLFAPHHAYGGPDGLKRFVDTCHCYGLGVVMDVVYNHLGPSGNYLPEFGPYFSDRHQTNWGSAINFDGSGSDEVRRFVIDNALGWLRDYHADGLRLDAVHAIVDDSARHVLEQLSAEVDALSSHLRRPLTVIAETDLNDPRFVRPLDSGGYGLDSAWADEWHHALHAALAGERTGYYEDFGSLAHLGRALRQAWVYDGTWSRHRGRHHGRSPSGLPGHRFVVFTQNHDQVGNRPLGERSSALMNEGRLRIAAALLLTGPFTPLLFQGEEWGATSPFLYFTDHHDPELGRAVSEGRRNEFPYWSAGTGDVPDPQAPTTFNRSKLNWDEREQAPHGCLLAWYKRLIALRRRFADLSDPRLERTEVIVEEETQTVVVHRGVFTVLVNLSAVMQDFPLVPSWDLIAASSPDITSAGEAVSLPPDSVAIVRTA from the coding sequence GTGCAGGAGTTCAAGGTCTGGGCTCCCGAACCCGAGAGCGTCACACTCCTGTCCGGCGGTCGCGAGCTTCGGATGCACCGTGGCTCGGGAGGGTGGTGGCACGTCAGCGACGAACGAGCCGGGCCGGGCACGCATTACGGATTCTGCCTCGACGGCGGGCCACCCCGGCCCGATCCGCGCTCACCCAGCCAGCCCGGAGGCCCCGAAGACCTGTCCGAGGTGGTCGACCAGTCCGCGTTCGCCTGGAAGGACGCCTCGTGGACGGGCATGACCATGAAGGGCGCAGTTCTTTACGAGATCCACGTCGGCACCTTCACTGCGGAAGGCACCTTCGACGCGGCGATCGAGAAGCTTCCCCTGCTTGTCGACATCGGAGTCGACGCGGTCGAGCTGATGCCGGTGGCCGAGTTCCCCGGCGATCGAGGTTGGGGATACGACGGCGTCAACCTGTTCGCGCCACACCATGCATACGGCGGACCGGACGGATTGAAGCGGTTCGTGGACACGTGCCACTGCTACGGCCTCGGTGTCGTGATGGACGTCGTCTACAACCATCTCGGCCCCTCTGGAAACTACCTGCCGGAATTCGGCCCCTACTTCTCCGACCGCCATCAGACGAACTGGGGGTCCGCGATCAACTTCGACGGCAGCGGCAGCGACGAGGTCCGCCGTTTCGTCATCGACAACGCGCTCGGCTGGCTACGCGATTACCACGCCGACGGCCTACGCCTCGACGCCGTCCACGCCATCGTCGACGACTCGGCGCGCCACGTTCTCGAGCAACTGTCGGCTGAAGTCGATGCTCTCTCCTCACATCTCCGCCGTCCCCTCACGGTCATCGCGGAGACAGATCTCAACGACCCCCGTTTCGTCCGCCCGCTCGACTCCGGCGGATACGGACTCGATTCCGCCTGGGCGGACGAGTGGCATCACGCGCTGCACGCGGCCCTCGCCGGCGAGAGGACCGGGTACTACGAGGATTTCGGCTCACTGGCGCATCTGGGCAGGGCTCTCCGCCAGGCCTGGGTCTACGACGGGACGTGGTCCCGGCACCGGGGACGTCACCATGGGCGATCCCCGTCCGGGCTGCCGGGTCATCGTTTCGTCGTGTTCACGCAGAATCACGACCAGGTCGGCAACCGGCCGCTTGGCGAGCGGTCATCCGCGCTGATGAACGAAGGGCGGTTGCGGATCGCAGCCGCGCTGTTGCTGACCGGCCCATTCACTCCGCTGCTGTTCCAAGGCGAGGAGTGGGGTGCCACCTCTCCGTTCCTCTACTTCACCGATCACCACGATCCCGAGCTCGGGCGCGCAGTGAGCGAGGGTCGTCGCAACGAGTTCCCCTACTGGAGCGCTGGGACAGGGGACGTACCCGACCCCCAGGCACCCACGACGTTCAACAGGTCCAAGCTCAACTGGGACGAGCGCGAACAGGCGCCCCACGGCTGCCTTCTCGCGTGGTACAAGCGGCTCATCGCGCTACGGCGCAGGTTCGCGGACCTGAGCGATCCCCGCCTCGAACGGACCGAGGTGATCGTGGAAGAAGAGACCCAGACGGTGGTCGTGCACCGAGGCGTATTCACCGTGCTCGTCAACCTGTCCGCGGTGATGCAGGACTTCCCCCTGGTGCCCTCGTGGGACCTGATCGCCGCCTCATCCCCTGACATCACCTCTGCCGGGGAAGCGGTGTCCCTGCCGCCGGATTCGGTGGCGATTGTGCGGACCGCTTGA
- a CDS encoding lipopolysaccharide assembly protein LapA domain-containing protein encodes MTEPPKSPHPSRSTSLWLAVASGMVLLVVLLVFILQNLQRVKVSFFTVHWRAPLAVDLLFATVLGGLVVFAAGSVRIIQLRRTARRNQPGVERSGGGDIDGGEPGSGAHRG; translated from the coding sequence GTGACCGAGCCGCCGAAGAGCCCCCATCCGTCGCGTAGCACGTCGTTATGGCTCGCTGTCGCCTCAGGGATGGTCCTGCTCGTCGTGCTGCTCGTGTTCATACTTCAGAACCTCCAGCGGGTGAAGGTCAGCTTCTTCACGGTCCATTGGAGAGCTCCCCTGGCTGTGGACCTTCTGTTCGCCACGGTGCTGGGGGGTCTCGTGGTGTTCGCCGCCGGTTCGGTCCGGATAATCCAGCTGCGCCGCACCGCCCGGCGCAACCAACCCGGTGTCGAGCGCAGCGGAGGCGGCGACATCGACGGGGGGGAACCCGGATCGGGCGCCCACCGGGGCTGA
- a CDS encoding methyltransferase domain-containing protein, translating into MNLRSTVARVPGARRAYRGVRTAQQMPSRVRRRITHADGYFASLGHRRMVEVAYEIVLGRPADPVGRETALSMLGTGSWSPSEMISWLMGSGEFRRNRHFTGRTLGPSLHSSRCEFVRSLPAARNILDLGGTDLASPEGAMVTMGYPYRFETLTIVDLPPDERHEIYRADLHADPVKTWLGPVYYRYHSMTDLSGFADASVDLVYSGQSIEHVPPAEGRKVVKSVYRVLEPGGYFALDTPNGRVTRVQQPQFIDPDHKVEYTLEELLELVTSAGFEIADCKGTNLATDSVASGRFDADEVAGNSGLYSRAEDCYLLCVVARKPR; encoded by the coding sequence ATGAATTTGCGATCGACGGTTGCAAGGGTCCCGGGTGCCCGCAGGGCGTACCGCGGCGTCAGAACCGCGCAGCAGATGCCATCGCGTGTCAGGCGGCGCATCACCCACGCTGACGGCTACTTCGCCTCGCTGGGCCACCGGCGGATGGTCGAGGTCGCGTACGAGATCGTCCTGGGAAGGCCTGCCGACCCGGTCGGCCGCGAGACTGCGCTTTCGATGCTGGGGACCGGATCCTGGTCTCCCAGCGAGATGATCAGCTGGCTGATGGGCTCGGGAGAGTTCAGGCGCAACCGGCACTTCACAGGCAGGACGCTCGGCCCCTCGCTGCACTCGAGCAGATGCGAGTTCGTTCGTTCGCTGCCCGCCGCGAGGAACATCCTCGATCTCGGAGGCACCGATCTCGCGTCGCCAGAGGGCGCGATGGTCACCATGGGTTACCCGTACCGCTTCGAGACGTTGACCATCGTGGATCTGCCCCCGGACGAGCGACACGAAATCTACAGAGCGGACCTTCACGCCGACCCCGTAAAGACCTGGCTCGGGCCCGTCTATTACCGCTACCACTCGATGACGGACCTGAGCGGGTTCGCCGACGCGTCGGTTGACCTCGTCTACTCGGGCCAGTCGATCGAGCACGTGCCGCCCGCGGAGGGGCGCAAGGTCGTGAAATCGGTGTACCGGGTGCTCGAGCCCGGCGGGTACTTCGCGCTCGACACCCCCAACGGGCGGGTGACACGCGTGCAGCAGCCGCAGTTCATCGACCCCGATCACAAGGTCGAGTACACGCTCGAAGAGCTGCTGGAATTGGTTACAAGCGCCGGCTTCGAGATCGCAGACTGCAAAGGAACCAACCTGGCGACCGACAGTGTCGCGAGCGGGCGGTTCGACGCCGACGAGGTGGCGGGCAACTCGGGGCTGTACTCGCGTGCCGAAGACTGCTACCTGCTGTGCGTGGTGGCGCGAAAGCCGCGCTAG
- the tig gene encoding trigger factor gives MKAVVEPLEGNKVKLSIEVEEDEFEKAIDAAFRKIAREVRIPGFRPGKAPRRILEARLGKEAGRTEALRDALPGYYSQALRDHDVDAIAPPEIDITAGEESGAVAFDAVVEVRPQLKLAGYQGLRVEVPSPEVTDEEVDAQVDRLRSNFGELKSVDRPARDADHLTIDLKGSRDGEEVAGLTTDDFLYELGSGTVLPELDEQLQGAKVGDILAFDADLPGGKVQFRVFVKDVKEKLLPEVTDEWASEASEFDTVEELRSDISKRIGMVKKVQSTIALRNSTIDALVELVDIDPPAPLVDAEVQRRVHDLEHRLQAQNATVGEYLEATGQTPEQVVESMRDGAAGAVKADLALRAVAEAEQIEPTDEDLDAEIARLAEAYRVKPPELRRNLDRADQMPAVRSDWKKTRALEWLLERVEIVDPEGRPVDRALLEPASPEDLTASAENPESENQTENPEQPEAETAEQ, from the coding sequence ATGAAAGCCGTGGTAGAGCCCCTCGAGGGGAACAAGGTCAAGCTCTCGATCGAGGTCGAAGAGGACGAGTTCGAGAAGGCGATCGACGCGGCTTTTCGTAAGATCGCCCGGGAAGTGCGGATCCCCGGCTTCCGGCCGGGCAAGGCGCCTCGCCGTATCCTCGAGGCGCGCCTCGGCAAGGAGGCGGGCAGGACGGAGGCGCTTCGCGACGCGTTGCCCGGCTACTACAGCCAGGCCCTGCGTGACCACGACGTCGACGCGATAGCTCCGCCCGAGATCGACATCACCGCCGGCGAAGAGTCCGGGGCGGTCGCGTTCGATGCTGTCGTCGAGGTGCGGCCGCAGTTGAAACTGGCGGGATACCAGGGCCTGCGCGTCGAGGTCCCCAGCCCGGAAGTCACCGACGAAGAGGTCGACGCGCAGGTCGACCGACTGCGCTCGAACTTCGGCGAGTTGAAGAGTGTGGACCGGCCGGCACGCGACGCCGATCACCTCACCATCGACTTGAAGGGAAGCCGGGACGGCGAGGAAGTTGCCGGGCTCACCACCGACGACTTCCTCTACGAGCTCGGTAGCGGGACCGTCCTGCCCGAACTGGATGAGCAGCTGCAGGGCGCGAAGGTGGGCGACATCCTCGCGTTTGACGCCGATCTCCCTGGCGGCAAGGTCCAGTTCCGGGTCTTTGTAAAGGACGTGAAGGAGAAGCTGCTCCCGGAGGTAACCGATGAGTGGGCATCTGAGGCTTCCGAATTCGACACCGTCGAAGAGTTGCGATCCGACATCTCGAAGAGGATCGGGATGGTCAAGAAGGTCCAGTCGACGATCGCTTTGCGCAACTCGACGATCGACGCTCTCGTCGAGCTGGTGGATATCGACCCTCCCGCCCCTCTCGTCGACGCCGAGGTGCAACGGAGGGTTCACGACCTCGAGCACCGACTTCAGGCCCAGAACGCCACGGTGGGTGAGTATCTCGAGGCCACCGGGCAGACACCGGAGCAGGTCGTGGAGTCGATGCGCGACGGGGCAGCGGGTGCCGTCAAGGCGGATCTCGCGCTCCGAGCGGTCGCTGAAGCAGAGCAGATCGAGCCCACGGACGAAGATCTCGATGCCGAGATCGCCCGCCTCGCCGAGGCTTACAGGGTCAAGCCGCCGGAATTGAGGCGAAACCTCGACCGCGCGGACCAGATGCCCGCGGTACGCTCGGACTGGAAGAAGACGAGGGCTCTGGAATGGCTCCTCGAAAGGGTCGAGATCGTGGACCCGGAGGGGCGCCCAGTTGACAGGGCTCTTCTCGAACCAGCATCACCGGAGGACCTGACCGCATCAGCCGAGAACCCAGAGTCCGAGAATCAAACCGAGAATCCGGAACAGCCCGAAGCGGAGACCGCAGAGCAGTGA
- a CDS encoding ATP-dependent Clp protease proteolytic subunit: protein MIEPVAQYHIPGVFEQTNRGEKSYDLFSRMLEENIVFLGTPIDDYVANAVCAQMLYLEYKNPDKEISLYINSPGGDITALFAIYDTMKFVKNDISTFCYGQAASAAAVILAGGTPGKRYALPHARILIHQPYGGAAGQAADIEIQAKEILRMRDLLNQMLATDSGQDVDKVARDTDRDFIMSADEAREYGIIDEVITTRELALVPQAAGVA from the coding sequence GTGATCGAGCCCGTCGCCCAATACCACATCCCCGGCGTCTTCGAGCAGACGAACCGCGGTGAGAAGAGCTACGACCTGTTCTCGCGGATGCTCGAGGAGAACATCGTCTTCCTTGGCACGCCGATCGACGACTACGTCGCCAACGCCGTGTGCGCCCAGATGCTGTACCTCGAGTACAAGAACCCCGATAAAGAGATCAGCCTGTACATCAACAGTCCTGGTGGCGACATCACGGCTCTGTTCGCCATCTACGACACGATGAAGTTCGTGAAAAACGACATCTCGACCTTCTGCTACGGCCAGGCCGCGTCGGCTGCCGCCGTGATCCTCGCAGGAGGCACACCGGGCAAGCGCTACGCGCTTCCCCACGCCAGGATCCTCATCCACCAGCCCTACGGCGGTGCCGCCGGACAGGCAGCGGACATCGAGATCCAGGCCAAGGAGATCCTCCGGATGCGCGACCTGCTGAACCAGATGCTGGCCACGGATTCCGGGCAGGACGTGGACAAAGTCGCCCGGGACACAGACCGGGACTTCATCATGAGCGCCGATGAGGCCAGGGAATACGGCATTATCGACGAGGTGATCACCACACGAGAGCTCGCGTTGGTCCCGCAGGCAGCGGGCGTGGCGTAA